A stretch of the Stutzerimonas stutzeri genome encodes the following:
- a CDS encoding TraR/DksA family transcriptional regulator, producing the protein MSSFTINRVPGGDYMNPAQKEFFEGVLRARLGEVADSARAAKEALAGLGIAADALDQGLIEEERNTLYRTLERLNAQSAEITRAIQAIKDDEYGWCEDTGEEIGLERLIAQPTAKLSAVAQARMESAAAHYNR; encoded by the coding sequence ATGAGCAGCTTCACTATCAATCGCGTTCCGGGTGGCGACTATATGAACCCAGCACAGAAAGAATTCTTCGAGGGCGTGCTGCGGGCTCGCCTTGGAGAAGTGGCTGATTCAGCGCGTGCTGCCAAAGAAGCATTGGCAGGCCTTGGCATTGCAGCGGACGCGTTAGATCAAGGCCTTATCGAAGAAGAACGAAACACGCTTTATCGCACCTTGGAGCGTTTGAATGCGCAGAGTGCCGAAATTACACGAGCTATCCAGGCAATCAAAGATGATGAGTATGGATGGTGTGAAGATACCGGCGAAGAAATCGGGCTAGAACGACTGATTGCTCAGCCCACTGCGAAGTTAAGCGCTGTGGCACAGGCGCGAATGGAGTCTGCAGCTGCTCACTATAATCGGTAA
- a CDS encoding DUF4942 domain-containing protein gives MLSNIPATEPEVIPADIIDTFYAPVAFDRFSSLVSAYEATKKKILEVHAIYTQENVSGVMHYFFNGNSKDKYGHSASLRHTNSFSEIFQLQGALFELEATYWDKALRETDLMDYMPQERRNQWNEILNAWRDHNYVKGQNPERDMPDFNIDNLRSTIISLQARRAEFLAERVDGIFKGISRQHVTNVPEGFSKRMIMSGVFNEWGSTSHDREGYIHDLRMVIAKFMGRDDPCRSSTGRLLQTARAASGEWIEADAGAFRVKAFKVGTAHLDVHPEMAYRLNSILAYLHPAAIPESFRKRPKRAPTGTFKNRPLFDRPFSNAVGALLAQIEPFKKMVKSESFRREYEYIPVRNAVSLPFSCREHSKHLRAEVGAVMQALGGVLTPCAEQPRITYWQFDFDALDLIHETAALGVLPDQRSHQFFPTPEAVARQLVDWLDIGLLDTVCEPQAGQGGIADLLPKDRTRCVEISPLHCEILRKKGHQVIEGDFLAWSAGDAFSVIAMNPPYSEGRWQAHLQHAGTLVAQGGRIGAVLPLSARGKAADLLPGFDLEFSQPIENAFAGTSISVLLLKATKR, from the coding sequence ATGTTGAGCAACATACCCGCAACAGAGCCAGAAGTAATCCCTGCCGATATTATAGACACGTTCTATGCTCCGGTCGCTTTCGACCGATTCTCCTCCCTTGTCTCAGCTTATGAGGCAACCAAGAAAAAGATATTGGAAGTGCATGCTATCTACACCCAAGAGAATGTCTCGGGTGTTATGCACTACTTTTTCAATGGGAACAGTAAAGACAAGTACGGCCACTCGGCAAGTCTTCGTCACACAAACTCGTTCTCCGAGATATTTCAACTCCAAGGCGCCCTGTTTGAGCTGGAAGCCACATACTGGGATAAAGCGCTGCGGGAAACGGACCTGATGGACTATATGCCGCAGGAGCGCCGTAATCAGTGGAATGAAATCCTGAACGCCTGGCGTGACCATAATTATGTAAAGGGCCAGAACCCAGAACGTGATATGCCGGATTTTAATATCGACAATCTTCGGAGCACGATCATTTCTTTGCAGGCTCGGAGAGCCGAGTTCTTGGCTGAGCGGGTAGATGGAATATTCAAGGGAATATCGCGTCAGCACGTAACGAATGTTCCAGAGGGATTCTCCAAGCGCATGATCATGAGTGGCGTGTTCAACGAGTGGGGAAGCACGTCGCATGATCGCGAGGGGTATATCCACGACCTGCGGATGGTGATCGCGAAATTCATGGGTCGCGACGATCCCTGCCGATCTTCAACGGGACGACTACTGCAGACCGCACGCGCGGCGTCTGGAGAGTGGATCGAAGCGGACGCCGGCGCATTTCGGGTGAAGGCGTTCAAGGTGGGCACAGCTCACCTGGATGTGCATCCTGAGATGGCGTATCGGCTCAATAGCATCCTTGCTTATCTGCACCCTGCAGCCATACCTGAATCGTTCCGCAAGCGGCCGAAGCGGGCACCTACAGGCACATTCAAGAACAGGCCACTGTTTGATCGGCCATTTTCAAATGCGGTAGGGGCTCTGCTGGCCCAGATCGAGCCTTTCAAGAAGATGGTTAAGTCTGAAAGCTTCCGTCGCGAATACGAATACATTCCGGTGCGTAACGCGGTGTCCCTGCCCTTCTCCTGCCGTGAGCACAGCAAGCATCTACGGGCCGAGGTCGGAGCCGTCATGCAGGCGCTCGGCGGCGTGCTGACGCCATGCGCGGAACAACCCAGGATCACGTATTGGCAGTTCGATTTTGATGCACTGGACCTGATCCACGAAACTGCCGCGTTGGGGGTCCTGCCGGATCAGCGGTCACATCAATTCTTCCCCACCCCCGAGGCGGTAGCACGCCAACTGGTGGATTGGCTGGATATCGGCCTGCTGGATACCGTGTGTGAGCCTCAGGCTGGTCAAGGAGGCATTGCGGATCTACTACCGAAGGATCGTACCCGGTGCGTAGAGATCAGCCCCCTGCACTGCGAAATCCTGCGCAAGAAGGGACATCAGGTCATCGAGGGCGATTTCCTCGCCTGGAGCGCTGGTGACGCCTTCTCTGTGATCGCGATGAACCCACCCTATAGCGAGGGGCGTTGGCAGGCGCATCTGCAGCATGCGGGCACTCTGGTAGCCCAGGGCGGGCGTATTGGTGCGGTGCTCCCTCTGAGTGCTCGCGGCAAGGCTGCGGATCTCCTTCCAGGCTTCGACCTTGAGTTTTCGCAGCCAATCGAGAACGCATTTGCCGGTACGTCTATAAGCGTGCTCCTTCTCAAGGCAACTAAGCGCTAA
- a CDS encoding replication initiation protein, with protein MGDIITTDSVATEPDSDTSNETMISPHVVSKHNDLVGASYRLSVAEQRLILLAIAKIDSRKPMPNGIVVTAHDFMSRYTVNKSDAYTQLQDAAKQLFNAKITSITGTGKGRAIHEVRWVERCTYVKGEGRVELLFSTTVKPYLSRLIGHYTSYDLWRVSGIESTYSFRLFEMLMQYKSKGWLYITVEELRRRLQLGETYERFSNLRSRVIDASVKELRNKCSMELDYELIKEHRTVKAIKFNFRLLDQMTLQFQKGNFPPEDLEQDMNDIIAEPES; from the coding sequence ATGGGAGACATCATCACGACTGATAGCGTCGCCACTGAGCCAGACAGCGACACCAGCAATGAAACGATGATTTCGCCTCACGTTGTCTCCAAGCACAACGATCTGGTGGGCGCGTCCTATCGCTTGTCCGTGGCTGAGCAGCGGCTGATCCTGCTGGCCATTGCCAAGATCGATTCGCGCAAGCCCATGCCCAACGGGATCGTAGTCACCGCGCACGACTTCATGAGCCGGTACACGGTCAACAAGAGCGATGCCTACACCCAGCTCCAGGACGCCGCCAAGCAGCTGTTCAACGCCAAGATCACCTCCATCACCGGGACTGGCAAAGGCCGGGCGATCCACGAGGTCCGCTGGGTTGAGCGCTGCACCTATGTCAAAGGCGAAGGCCGGGTAGAGCTTCTTTTCTCCACGACCGTTAAGCCATATCTCTCCAGGCTGATCGGCCATTACACGTCCTACGACCTTTGGCGTGTTTCCGGCATCGAATCAACCTATAGCTTTCGACTCTTTGAGATGCTGATGCAGTACAAGTCGAAAGGATGGCTTTACATCACAGTTGAGGAGCTGCGCCGGCGCCTTCAGCTCGGCGAGACCTATGAGCGCTTTAGTAATCTGCGCAGTCGTGTAATCGATGCTTCAGTGAAAGAGCTGCGCAATAAATGCAGCATGGAACTGGACTACGAGTTAATAAAAGAGCACCGGACAGTTAAGGCAATTAAATTCAACTTTAGACTGCTCGATCAAATGACGCTCCAGTTCCAGAAAGGGAATTTTCCCCCTGAGGACCTTGAGCAAGACATGAACGATATCATTGCTGAGCCCGAAAGTTAG
- a CDS encoding LexA family protein, with translation MIPLTAKLSPSASSQPLPLAGPVSCGFPSPAADYAVPDLSLDELVGIRPTSSIFLFRASGDSMLGTGIRDGDILVVDKAKEAKVGDVVLAIIGCEFTVKELAKDEQGNFSLVATNPAYPPIVLGEAETLEVWGVCIWVLRQMGAAR, from the coding sequence ATGATCCCGCTCACTGCCAAGCTCTCGCCAAGCGCCTCAAGTCAACCGCTCCCCCTGGCTGGGCCTGTGAGCTGCGGGTTCCCATCGCCTGCGGCCGACTACGCGGTACCGGATCTATCGCTCGATGAGCTGGTGGGTATCAGGCCGACCAGCTCGATTTTCCTCTTCCGCGCGTCAGGGGACTCAATGCTCGGAACCGGCATCCGCGACGGCGACATCCTGGTGGTGGATAAGGCGAAGGAGGCCAAGGTCGGCGATGTGGTGCTGGCCATCATCGGATGCGAGTTCACCGTCAAGGAGCTGGCCAAGGATGAACAAGGCAATTTCTCCCTCGTGGCCACGAACCCGGCGTATCCGCCGATTGTGCTGGGCGAGGCAGAAACCTTGGAGGTGTGGGGGGTGTGCATCTGGGTGTTGCGCCAGATGGGCGCCGCCAGATGA
- a CDS encoding DUF4113 domain-containing protein, with translation MVASNGDGCVVSRNDPAKALGIKMGQPVFELRDLEARNQVKIFSSNYSLYQSLSNRMMAILEEHSPRISPYSIDECFSWLDGIADPEAWGRQAQAQVMRRIGLPVGVGIGPTKTLAKLANWAAKRWKAKTGCVVLLTDPSRQEKLLRYAPVGEVWGIGRRLSARLESELSIKTAWQLANADPKLLRRYFSVYVERTARELCGIPCFPFGDTGPERKQQIISSRTFGEKIYRLESLRSAVAHYTSVAAAKLRGQGSLANCIQVFAQSSAFAPGERFSGTRIMALPYPTDDTRDLVAAAQQGLGAMFREGVAYAKAGVILSQFVERGAITGDLFAPAPRSGSKAVMQVMDAINARQGRGAIRLGSDHEGGGWVMRQRLLSPSYTTSWQELPQARC, from the coding sequence GTGGTCGCCAGCAACGGGGATGGATGTGTGGTCAGCCGTAATGACCCGGCCAAGGCGCTCGGCATAAAAATGGGCCAGCCGGTATTCGAGCTGCGCGACCTCGAAGCCCGAAATCAGGTGAAGATTTTCTCCTCGAACTACTCGCTCTACCAATCGCTCAGCAACCGCATGATGGCCATCCTGGAGGAGCATTCGCCTCGAATCTCCCCGTACTCAATCGACGAATGTTTTTCGTGGCTCGATGGTATTGCCGACCCGGAGGCCTGGGGCCGGCAGGCGCAGGCACAAGTGATGCGGCGCATTGGCTTGCCGGTGGGTGTTGGCATCGGCCCCACCAAGACGCTCGCCAAGCTGGCCAACTGGGCGGCGAAGAGATGGAAGGCCAAGACGGGATGCGTGGTGCTGCTGACCGACCCTTCGCGACAGGAAAAGCTACTCCGCTATGCGCCGGTTGGAGAGGTTTGGGGGATTGGCCGGAGGTTGAGCGCGAGACTTGAATCGGAGCTGAGCATCAAGACCGCCTGGCAGCTGGCCAACGCCGATCCGAAGCTACTGCGCCGCTACTTCAGCGTCTACGTCGAGCGTACCGCGCGCGAGCTGTGCGGTATCCCATGTTTTCCCTTTGGCGACACAGGGCCGGAGCGCAAGCAGCAGATCATCAGCTCACGGACATTCGGGGAGAAGATTTACCGCTTGGAATCCCTGCGTAGCGCCGTGGCGCATTACACCTCGGTTGCTGCTGCCAAGCTGCGCGGCCAGGGGAGTTTGGCAAACTGCATTCAGGTCTTCGCTCAAAGCAGTGCCTTTGCCCCCGGCGAGCGCTTCAGCGGAACGCGGATCATGGCGCTGCCGTACCCGACCGATGACACACGCGATCTGGTTGCAGCAGCGCAGCAAGGGCTCGGCGCGATGTTTCGTGAAGGTGTGGCTTATGCCAAGGCCGGTGTGATCCTAAGTCAGTTCGTCGAGCGGGGTGCCATCACCGGCGACCTCTTCGCACCGGCGCCGCGCAGCGGAAGCAAGGCTGTCATGCAGGTGATGGATGCGATCAATGCCAGACAGGGCAGGGGAGCTATTCGCCTCGGCAGCGATCATGAGGGCGGCGGATGGGTGATGCGGCAGAGGCTTCTGAGCCCGTCCTACACCACCTCCTGGCAGGAATTACCCCAAGCGCGCTGCTGA
- a CDS encoding DNA-binding protein — translation MANITPDRVFAAADALEASGNRVSVRSVRDHLGGGSPNQITPLLASWRARKPSVAAPEIQLDPRIVQLIAEQVRAAAGEAAVRADERANEAEDTLTLCQQENSELAEQLATTLRALDEARAKVEQQAGTISEIREEIERVRSEAEEEVEAADTRANREREVAETAQHALARAELRLESMPRLEGEVERLRTALDEALSGKQSAEQQAAVAAAKLDAAIQRVSAAEEREREARQQQAAAQEAAARANGDAHQAQITLQAVQARLESTSRELETARGSLSELKEELKELRAEKKPAKNGEQG, via the coding sequence ATGGCCAACATCACACCGGATAGGGTTTTCGCTGCAGCAGATGCCCTTGAGGCCTCAGGCAACCGCGTCTCTGTGCGCTCCGTGCGCGATCACCTTGGTGGGGGCTCCCCAAACCAGATCACCCCACTGCTCGCCAGCTGGCGTGCACGCAAGCCTTCAGTGGCGGCGCCGGAGATCCAGCTGGACCCTCGCATCGTCCAGCTCATTGCCGAGCAAGTCCGCGCAGCAGCCGGCGAAGCCGCTGTTCGCGCCGATGAGCGCGCAAACGAGGCCGAGGACACCCTGACACTGTGCCAGCAGGAAAACAGCGAGCTGGCCGAGCAGCTGGCCACGACCCTCCGCGCCCTGGACGAAGCCCGCGCCAAGGTCGAGCAGCAGGCAGGGACCATCAGCGAGATCCGCGAGGAAATCGAGCGCGTGCGCAGTGAAGCCGAGGAAGAGGTGGAGGCAGCCGACACCAGGGCAAACCGTGAGCGAGAAGTGGCAGAGACGGCGCAGCACGCCCTGGCCCGCGCCGAACTGCGGCTCGAATCCATGCCTCGCCTGGAAGGGGAAGTGGAACGGCTCCGCACCGCGCTCGACGAGGCACTGTCCGGTAAGCAGTCGGCAGAGCAACAAGCGGCAGTCGCCGCCGCCAAGCTCGATGCCGCTATCCAGCGTGTGTCGGCAGCAGAAGAGCGCGAGCGTGAGGCACGCCAGCAGCAGGCAGCAGCTCAGGAGGCAGCCGCCCGTGCCAATGGCGATGCCCACCAGGCCCAAATCACTCTGCAGGCCGTGCAGGCGCGGCTTGAGTCCACCAGCAGAGAACTGGAAACCGCCAGGGGCAGCTTGAGCGAGCTGAAGGAAGAGCTGAAGGAGCTTCGCGCTGAGAAGAAGCCAGCAAAGAACGGTGAGCAGGGCTAG
- a CDS encoding DEAD/DEAH box helicase — translation MQLRAYQNDQVSDLREGIRQQFLVQMLMSPTGSGKTEVAKYVIANAAAKQNKVWFIVDSVKLLDQTLARFHADGIYAGAIQSNHPCTDYSKVVQVATVQSLGPRLDWLLRTQPPKLVVIDEAHVLFKAHQDLIQWCRKNKVPVIGLSATPFKRGLGKIYDRLVNRISTKQLTDQGFLVPAECYAPHVPDLKGVGTSTGGDWAEDELARVMGGADILGDVVSHWKQLGENRQTLVFACNVHHAKQLAESFFNAGVMAAHIDGYMHSDESDEIIRLYKSGKIKVLVSVGMLAKGFDDPRTSCIVIARPTKSLMLHYQILGRVLRIFEGKTNGIIIDHAGNLLRNGLPTDPLPDRLDMGDGDPVDRAKPDNNPDKEAKTKPCPTCSYVMTGLICPRCGFEIKIDAGVEVAAGVLVKLADRKTKLAPNTKQHAYAELLGYAQMKGKSPMWAQGAYQAFMAEPIQREWVNTVASVPPGEPMQQWVKGYNVRRAKSKRRA, via the coding sequence ATGCAGCTCAGGGCTTACCAGAACGATCAGGTTTCAGATTTGCGCGAGGGAATCCGCCAGCAATTCCTCGTGCAGATGCTCATGAGCCCTACCGGCTCGGGCAAGACCGAGGTCGCGAAATACGTCATCGCCAATGCGGCGGCAAAGCAGAACAAGGTCTGGTTCATAGTCGATAGCGTCAAACTGCTTGATCAGACGCTTGCGCGCTTCCACGCCGATGGCATATATGCCGGCGCTATTCAGTCGAATCACCCGTGCACCGACTACTCGAAAGTGGTTCAGGTGGCAACGGTTCAGTCACTCGGGCCGCGCCTGGACTGGTTGCTGCGAACTCAGCCGCCCAAGCTGGTGGTGATCGATGAGGCGCACGTCCTGTTCAAGGCGCATCAGGATCTGATCCAGTGGTGCCGCAAGAACAAGGTGCCGGTGATCGGATTGAGCGCGACGCCGTTCAAGCGGGGGCTCGGCAAAATCTATGACCGTCTGGTCAATCGCATCAGCACTAAGCAGCTGACAGACCAAGGCTTCCTAGTCCCTGCCGAGTGTTACGCCCCGCATGTGCCTGACCTGAAAGGTGTAGGAACATCGACTGGCGGTGACTGGGCTGAAGATGAGCTAGCCCGCGTCATGGGCGGCGCCGATATCCTCGGGGATGTCGTAAGCCACTGGAAGCAGCTGGGCGAGAACCGGCAAACACTGGTCTTTGCCTGCAATGTCCATCACGCCAAGCAACTTGCCGAGTCGTTCTTCAATGCGGGCGTAATGGCCGCGCACATCGACGGATACATGCACTCTGACGAATCCGACGAGATTATTCGGCTCTACAAGTCTGGCAAGATTAAGGTGCTGGTTTCAGTCGGGATGCTAGCCAAAGGGTTCGACGACCCCCGGACCTCGTGCATCGTGATCGCCCGCCCGACCAAGAGCCTGATGTTGCACTACCAGATCCTGGGACGGGTTTTGCGGATATTCGAAGGCAAGACCAACGGCATCATCATCGATCATGCGGGGAATCTTCTGCGTAACGGGCTCCCCACTGACCCGCTACCAGACCGGCTCGACATGGGTGACGGTGACCCGGTAGATCGGGCCAAGCCGGATAACAACCCTGACAAGGAAGCTAAGACCAAGCCGTGCCCAACCTGCAGCTATGTGATGACCGGCTTGATCTGTCCCCGCTGCGGGTTCGAGATCAAGATCGACGCCGGCGTGGAGGTAGCAGCTGGCGTTCTGGTTAAATTGGCAGACCGCAAGACCAAGCTGGCCCCGAACACGAAGCAACACGCTTACGCAGAGCTGCTGGGGTATGCCCAGATGAAAGGCAAAAGTCCCATGTGGGCGCAAGGCGCCTATCAGGCGTTCATGGCTGAGCCAATCCAGCGCGAGTGGGTGAACACGGTTGCGTCGGTGCCGCCAGGCGAGCCGATGCAGCAATGGGTCAAGGGCTACAACGTAAGGCGTGCGAAGAGTAAGCGGCGCGCATGA
- a CDS encoding IS5 family transposase, translating to MKQMTFADAEYAGKRKQTRKELFLIEMDQVVPWKGLVALIDPRYPKGEGGRPAYPLMAMLRIHLMQNWFGYSDPAMEEALYETTILRQFAGLSLERIPDETTILNFRRLLEKHELAAGILAVINGYLGDRGLSLRQGTIVDATLINAPSSTKNKDGKRDPEMHQTKKGNQYYFGMKAHIGVDDESGLVHSVVGTAANVADVTQVDKLLHGEENMVGADAGYTGVEKRPEHEGREVIWQIAARRSTYKKLSKRSALYKAKRKIEKAKAQVRAKVEHPFRVIKRQFGYVKTRFRGLAKNTAQLVTLFALSNLWMVRRHLLTNAGEVRL from the coding sequence ATGAAGCAGATGACCTTCGCCGACGCCGAGTACGCCGGCAAGCGCAAACAGACCCGCAAAGAGCTGTTCCTGATCGAGATGGATCAGGTAGTGCCGTGGAAAGGTTTGGTCGCTCTGATCGACCCGCGCTACCCCAAAGGCGAGGGTGGTCGTCCGGCGTACCCGTTGATGGCGATGCTGCGCATACATCTGATGCAGAACTGGTTTGGCTACAGCGACCCTGCGATGGAGGAAGCGCTGTACGAGACCACCATCCTGCGCCAGTTTGCCGGACTGAGCCTGGAGCGCATTCCGGATGAAACCACCATCCTCAACTTCCGCCGCCTGCTGGAGAAACACGAACTGGCTGCCGGCATCCTGGCTGTGATCAATGGCTACCTAGGTGACCGAGGTTTGTCGTTGCGCCAAGGCACTATCGTCGATGCAACGCTGATCAATGCGCCAAGTTCGACCAAGAACAAGGACGGCAAGCGTGACCCGGAAATGCACCAGACCAAGAAGGGAAACCAGTATTACTTCGGCATGAAGGCGCATATCGGCGTTGATGACGAGTCCGGCCTGGTGCACAGCGTGGTGGGGACGGCAGCCAACGTTGCAGACGTTACCCAGGTCGACAAACTGCTGCACGGTGAGGAAAACATGGTCGGTGCCGACGCGGGCTACACCGGCGTAGAGAAGCGCCCGGAACATGAAGGCCGTGAGGTGATCTGGCAGATCGCGGCCCGTCGTAGTACGTACAAGAAGCTGAGTAAGCGCAGCGCGCTGTACAAAGCCAAGCGCAAGATCGAGAAAGCCAAGGCCCAGGTGCGTGCCAAGGTCGAGCATCCGTTCCGGGTGATCAAGCGCCAGTTCGGCTATGTGAAAACACGCTTCCGTGGCCTGGCGAAGAACACGGCACAGCTGGTGACACTGTTCGCGCTGTCGAACCTGTGGATGGTGCGCCGGCATTTGCTGACGAATGCGGGAGAGGTGCGCCTGTAA
- a CDS encoding integrase has protein sequence MNAETQSAYISLASNFYATRMQGVELDELNIIGALLRAAPDYRPDYYRRLRNALAFDQKRRGNFWAAQEINRTLNPVTVLNLPRKKKQRRPQKLSSADFETWLRCLAERDMPVEAGALMVISLTGARPCELNGISIDGRRIHISGAKLSHKGLRGASRTLEADGDVCNILRNALAAFKCQPRSMDSIRIALHQVATELFGRRKVPSMYTLRHQFGSNLKASGMSAIEMAYVMGHQATDSISRYGDKRFGHAEAVKVKPASDADFSKVRDTVPARMRADVVALNDQRDLDRRSEVADR, from the coding sequence ATGAATGCAGAGACTCAAAGCGCCTACATCAGTTTGGCCAGTAACTTCTATGCGACTCGAATGCAGGGCGTTGAGCTTGATGAGCTCAATATTATTGGTGCTTTGCTTCGGGCGGCTCCTGATTACCGCCCGGACTATTATCGGCGCTTACGTAACGCTTTGGCGTTTGATCAAAAGCGTCGAGGCAATTTCTGGGCTGCCCAAGAAATCAATCGGACGCTCAATCCGGTCACTGTGTTAAATCTGCCGCGAAAGAAAAAACAGCGACGTCCGCAGAAGCTTTCTTCCGCTGATTTCGAGACGTGGCTACGGTGTCTGGCTGAACGAGATATGCCTGTCGAAGCGGGAGCGTTAATGGTGATATCTCTTACCGGAGCGCGACCATGCGAGCTTAACGGAATTTCCATTGATGGCCGGCGCATCCATATATCTGGTGCGAAGCTTAGCCACAAAGGTTTACGCGGCGCTAGCCGAACGCTTGAGGCTGATGGAGACGTCTGCAATATCTTGAGAAACGCTCTCGCTGCTTTTAAATGTCAGCCGCGCAGTATGGATTCTATACGCATTGCGCTTCACCAAGTCGCTACTGAGCTATTCGGTAGGAGGAAGGTGCCGAGTATGTACACACTTCGTCACCAGTTCGGCTCAAATCTGAAAGCCTCAGGCATGTCCGCAATAGAAATGGCATACGTCATGGGGCACCAGGCTACCGATTCGATTAGCCGCTATGGCGATAAAAGATTTGGACATGCAGAAGCGGTTAAGGTTAAGCCTGCAAGCGATGCTGACTTTTCAAAGGTGAGAGATACAGTGCCTGCTCGAATGCGTGCGGACGTCGTGGCCCTTAATGATCAGCGAGACTTGGATCGTAGGTCTGAGGTCGCTGACCGCTGA
- a CDS encoding electron transfer flavoprotein subunit alpha/FixB family protein, with amino-acid sequence MAILVIAEHNNAVLAAATLNTVAAATKIGGDIHVLVAGSGCGAIGEAAAKIEGVSKVLVADDAAYANQLPENVAPLIAQLVGESGAKNYSHVLAPATTNGKNFLPRVAALLEVDQISEIIAVESADTFKRPIYAGNAIATVQSSAPIKVITVRATGFDAVNAEGGSAAVEQVSGSGDAGKSAFVGEELAKSDRPELTAAKIVVSGGRGMQNGDNFKHLYSLADKLGAAVGASRAAVDAGFVPNDMQVGQTGKIVAPQLYIAVGISGAIQHLAGMKDSKVIVAINKDEEAPIFQVADYGLVGDLFEILPELEKLV; translated from the coding sequence ATGGCTATCCTGGTTATCGCTGAACACAACAACGCGGTCCTGGCGGCTGCAACCCTGAACACCGTGGCGGCGGCCACCAAGATCGGCGGCGACATCCACGTGCTGGTCGCCGGCAGCGGCTGCGGCGCCATCGGTGAAGCGGCGGCCAAGATCGAGGGCGTGTCCAAGGTGCTGGTCGCCGACGACGCGGCCTACGCCAATCAGCTGCCGGAAAACGTCGCGCCGCTGATCGCGCAGCTTGTAGGGGAAAGTGGGGCGAAAAATTACAGCCACGTGCTGGCTCCGGCCACCACCAATGGCAAGAACTTCCTGCCGCGCGTGGCGGCGCTGCTGGAGGTCGACCAGATCTCCGAGATCATCGCCGTCGAAAGCGCCGACACCTTCAAGCGCCCGATCTACGCCGGCAACGCCATCGCCACCGTGCAGTCCAGCGCCCCGATCAAGGTCATCACCGTGCGTGCCACCGGCTTCGACGCGGTGAACGCCGAGGGCGGCTCAGCGGCCGTCGAGCAGGTCTCCGGCAGCGGTGACGCCGGCAAGTCCGCCTTCGTTGGCGAAGAGCTGGCCAAATCCGACCGTCCGGAGCTGACCGCGGCCAAGATCGTCGTTTCCGGCGGCCGCGGCATGCAGAACGGCGACAACTTCAAGCACCTGTACTCGCTGGCCGACAAGCTCGGCGCCGCAGTCGGTGCCTCGCGAGCCGCGGTCGACGCCGGCTTCGTGCCGAACGACATGCAGGTCGGCCAGACCGGCAAGATCGTCGCGCCGCAGCTGTACATCGCCGTCGGCATCTCCGGTGCGATCCAGCACCTGGCGGGCATGAAGGACTCCAAGGTGATCGTCGCGATCAACAAGGACGAGGAAGCGCCGATCTTCCAGGTCGCCGACTACGGCCTGGTCGGGGATCTGTTCGAGATCCTGCCGGAGTTGGAAAAGCTCGTCTGA
- a CDS encoding electron transfer flavoprotein subunit beta/FixA family protein — translation MKVLIAVKRVVDYNVKVRVKADNSGVDLANVKMSMNPFCEIAVEEAVRLKEKGVASEIVVVSVGPSAAQEQLRTALALGADRAVLVESADELNSLAIAKLLKAVVDKEQPQLIILGKQAIDSDNNQTGQMLGALTGYAQGTFASKVEVAGDKVNVTREIDGGLQTVALNLPAIVTTDLRLNEPRYASLPNIMKAKKKPLETLTPEALGVTTTSTVKTLKVEAPAARSAGIKVKFVAELVEKLKNEAKVI, via the coding sequence ATGAAAGTACTGATCGCCGTCAAACGAGTGGTCGATTACAACGTCAAGGTCCGCGTCAAGGCGGACAACTCCGGCGTTGACCTGGCCAACGTCAAGATGTCGATGAACCCCTTCTGCGAAATCGCCGTGGAAGAAGCCGTGCGCCTGAAAGAGAAAGGCGTGGCCAGCGAAATCGTGGTCGTCTCCGTCGGCCCGAGCGCTGCCCAGGAGCAGCTGCGTACCGCCCTGGCGCTGGGCGCCGACCGCGCCGTGCTGGTCGAGTCCGCTGATGAACTCAATTCCCTGGCGATCGCCAAGCTGCTCAAGGCCGTGGTCGACAAGGAGCAGCCGCAACTGATCATCCTCGGCAAGCAGGCGATCGACAGCGACAACAACCAGACCGGGCAGATGCTCGGCGCGCTGACCGGCTACGCCCAGGGCACCTTCGCCTCCAAGGTGGAAGTCGCTGGCGACAAGGTCAACGTCACCCGCGAGATCGACGGCGGCCTGCAGACCGTCGCGCTGAACTTGCCGGCGATCGTCACCACCGACCTGCGCCTGAACGAGCCGCGCTACGCGTCGCTGCCGAACATCATGAAGGCCAAGAAGAAGCCGCTGGAAACCCTGACGCCCGAGGCGCTGGGCGTGACCACCACCTCGACCGTGAAGACCCTCAAGGTCGAAGCGCCGGCTGCCCGCAGCGCCGGTATCAAGGTCAAGTTCGTGGCTGAACTGGTCGAGAAACTGAAGAACGAGGCGAAGGTGATCTGA